The following nucleotide sequence is from Phycisphaera sp..
TCGGGCAGTGTGAATGCCATGGTAAATTCTCCTTCATCTCCGGGCCAATTGGTGTCGGAGGCGTAACACCGCATGATACCGGGTGCGGAGTGTTCGCGGGCGGGACGTGCCGATTGTCCTCACCCGCCAACGAAAGAACCCCCCGTATCGCACGGGGGGCTCTCGAAAAGTGCTGGTTGAGTCGAACGGCTTACTCGCAGCCGGCGTCGAACTCGTTCTGGAAGGCCAGGAAATCGAAGATGGTGAGAGCGCCATCACCATCGAAGTCGGCCAGCAGGTCGCCCGCGTCGAAGGCGTTCTGGAAGGCCAGGAAGTCGAAGATGGTGAGCTGGCCGTCGCCATCGAAATCTGCCCGGCAGGGCTGGCCGCCGGCGTAGACCAAGTTGTCGGCGTCAAATATCTCGCCAACGGCAGTGCCGCCGTAGCTGGGCGCCGCGATGATGCGGACCTCGGTAATCGGCTCACTGCTGGTGAAGCCAAGGAAGAAGTCGCCGCTCAGGCCCAGGTCGAAGACGTCGACGACACCCTCGGTGGTCTCGATGGCGATGCCGATACCCGTGGCGGCGCCGAAGGTATCCCAGCCGAAAGCCTGGACCGAATCATCGAAGGTGAACACGTATGCGACGTGGGCGCTTGCCGGGAAGATCGAGCCCTGGAACTCGCCGCCATCGATAGCGGGAGAGCCGATCGTGCCATCGATACCTTCCACGATCAACGAACCAAAATCAAAGGGAATCTCGCCCAGCGAAGGCTGGAGCGAATCGATAGCAAAGCTGTCGAAGTCTTCGGTCAGGAAGTCGCCGCCCACCAGCGGGTCGCCCTCCCAGGCGCCGCGGTCGGCGTACGCGGTGAACTGGGCCTGGGCGGCGGCGGCCACGCCAGCCAGCGCCACAACACTTGTGATACGATGGATCATGATGTACCCCTCTTCTCGAGATTGAAACGATACGGACGCTAATTGTACTGACGAACCCTCGGGTACTTCAATCCCAAATTGCGGCCTCACGGGAAATCCGCGGGTGCGACATCCCAAAATAGTCCTACAACCACGCCCGATAGCGTGCAACCCTCGGAGACATCGATGATCAAGACCCTGATCGTGCTCGCGATAGTCCTGATAACCCTGGGTGTCGGGGGGGCTATCGGCGTGATGCAGATGGGCGGCCCCGAGGGCATCCGTGAGCGATTCACACCAGAGGCTGAGACGACCCGGGTGGTCGTGGAGGACGCCCGCCTGAGCGACCTCCGCCGGACGATCAATGCCCCCGGGGCCATCGAGCCCAAACAGATGGTGCAAATCTCGGCGGAAGTGAGTGCCCGGATCATGGCGCTGCCGTTCGTCGAGGGAGACGCCGTGCGGGAGGGCGACGTGGTCTGCCGGCTGGATTCGGTCGACCTGCAGGCCCGGCTGGACGCGGCCGAGTCTCGGGTGCGGTCGCAGGAGTCACAACTGGAAGGCGCCCGGGCCGAGTTGGAACTCGCCCAACTCGAACTCGGGCGGGCGCAAGAACTTCTGGACACCAAGGACATCGCCAAGACCGAGTTCGACGCGGCCAACACGCGAGCGTTGCAGGCGCGGAGCAGCATGTCGGTGATCGAGGCGGGCATCGAGGCCGCCCGGGCCGACGTGCGGGCGGCCAAGCGCGACCTCGAAAACGCGGTCATCGTGAGCCCGATCAACGGGCGCATCGTCAACCTGCCCATGGAAGTGGGCGAGACCGTGCTTGGCACGTTCAATAACCAAGGGTCGCTGATCATGGAGATCGCCGACCTGGGCAAGATGGTCATGCAGGCCCGCATCGACGAGTCGAGCGTGGGCTTGGTGCGCGAGGGGCAATCGGCCGACGTGCGGTTGCTGTCGTACGGTGATCGCGTCTTCGAGGGCGTGGTCGAGCGTGTCGGGCTGCAGCGGCGTGTCTTTACTGACGGCACGAGCTACGTGCAGGCCGAGATCCTGCTCGAGCAGAGCGAGGACGACTTGCTGCGGACCGGGCTGACATCGAACGCCGACGTCCACGTCGAGACCGTGCGCGATGCGATCGTGGTGCCCAGCCAGGCCGTGCTGGATCGTCGCGTGGAGAATCTACCCGATGGCATTCGCACCTCGCCCCTGGTCGATCGCCTGCGCACGTTCACCAGCGTGGTGTATGTGCTCGAGGGTGGCAAGGCCCGGGCCCGCCCGGTGCGCACGGGCGTGAGCGACCTCACCGACACGATCATCCTCGAAGGCATCGAGGAAGGCGCCCAGGTCATCGTCGGGCCGTTCCGTGTGCTCCGCGACCTCGAGGACGGCAACGAAGTCGAGGCCGACGACACCACGGACGACGATACCGAAAACACCGGCGACGCACCCGCCGAAGGAGCCGGCGATGCTGGGCAGACGCCGGGCTGATGCTGGCGCCGACGCGCCAGCCATCCGAGTTTCGGGGCTCGAGAAGGTCTACAAGATGGGCATGGAGCGGGTGCGCGCGCTCGACGGTGTCGACCTGCAGATCAACGCGGGCGAGTTTGTTGCCATCATGGGCGCTTCCGGATCGGGCAAGAGCACGCTCATGAACATGCTGGGCTGCCTCGACCGCCCGAGCGCCGGCGAGTACGAGCTGGCGGGCATCCCCACACGCAAGATGAGCCCCACGCGGCTGGCCAAGGTCCGCAACGAGCGCATCGGGTTTATCTTCCAGACCTTCGAGCTGCTGCCCCGGGCGTCGGCGATCCAGAACGTCATGCTCCCCATGATCTATAGCAAGAAGCACCTGTTTGGCGCGCGCAAGCGTGCGAAGTCGGCACTGCGACGGGTCGGACTGGGAGACCGGATGAGGCACCGGCCCAACCAGCTCTCGGGCGGGCAACGCCAGCGTGTCGCGGTCGCCAGGGCGCTGGTGAACGAGCCGGCGATATTGCTCGCCGATGAGCCCACCGGCAACCTTGACTCGCACACCACGACCGAGATTATCAGGCTCTTCACCGAGTTGCACGACGAGGGCCAAACCATCGTCATCGTGACGCACGAGGAGGAGGTCGCCGGCTACGCCGATCGCATCGTGCGGCTCCGCGACGGGAAGGTGTTCAGCGACATGCCCACCGACGAAGACCCGCTGCACACGGCGTATCTGCAATCCATCGCCAGCACCGCCGCCCGGCGGGCCCACGTGTCGACCGAAGAAGGGGCTCCAGCATGATCCTTGTCCGCTTGGTCATGCAGACCGTCGTGCTGGCCCTGGGCCAGATCTGGGCCAACAAGGTGCGCTCGCTGCTCACAACCCTGGGCATTGTCATCGGCGTGGCCGCCGTCGTCGCGACGGTCGCGGCAATCCAGGGCCTGCGGGGCTTCGTGCTCAATGAGTTCGAGACATTCGGGACCAACAAGGTCTTCATCGACGGCAGCCTGCCGCAGAGCTGGAGGGGCAGGATCTCCTGGCGTGAGGTGCAGCTCAAGATCGAGGAGGTCGACGGCATCCTCGAGCATGCCCCGTCGATCACCAATATCAGCCCGCAGTGGCGCGCCTCGGCCCGCGTCGATTATGAGAACGTCGTGCTCGACTCGGCACCCATCATCGGGATCCGGCCTCAGTGGCACGATGTCGAGAACCGGCAGGTCACCATGGGGCGGCCGTTCAACAGGGTGGACGAGGAGCAGCGGCGCTACGTGATCCTCGTCAATGAGCAGGCGATCGAGGAATTGAACCTGCCCAAGACGCCCGTGGGCAGCTTCCTCCTCGTGGGCGGTCGGCGGTTCCTCATCGTGGGCGTGGTCGAGACGCTCGATTTATCCGGCATGTTTGGTGGCGGGGACAGCCGCGCCGAGTTCCTGGTCCCCTTCTCGACGGCGGTGATCCTCAACCCGAGCGGCTGGCTCAACTATGCGACGGCAACCATGGAGAGCCCCGAGCTGGCCGACGAGACCCGCGCCGAGATCGACTTCGTGCTCCGAACCATGCGCGGCCTGGAACCCGACGACGAGGCGACCTTCGACATCGAGATCGCGCAAGAGTACGTCGAGCAATTCAAATCACTCTCGGCCGGGCTCATCGCCGGGGCGACGGGCATCGTGGGCATCAGCCTGCTCGTGGGCGGCATCGGGATCATGAACATCATGCTGGTGTCGGTCTCCGAACGAACGCGCGAGATCGGGTTGCGCAAGGCCGTGGGCGCCCGGCCACTGGTCGTGCTCATCCAGTTCCTCACCGAGGCCGTCGTGCTGTGCCTCATGGGCGGCGCCGTGGGCATTGTCATCGGGCAGGGCATCATCCTGCTGCTCAAGCAGATCCCCGACGCGCCGCTCGAACACGCCAACATGCCCGTGTGGGCCATCGTGCTGGCCGTGGGCTTCTGCGCGATCACCGGCGTCGTCTTTGGTGTGTTCCCGGCCATCAAGGCCGCACGGCTCGACCC
It contains:
- a CDS encoding efflux RND transporter periplasmic adaptor subunit translates to MIKTLIVLAIVLITLGVGGAIGVMQMGGPEGIRERFTPEAETTRVVVEDARLSDLRRTINAPGAIEPKQMVQISAEVSARIMALPFVEGDAVREGDVVCRLDSVDLQARLDAAESRVRSQESQLEGARAELELAQLELGRAQELLDTKDIAKTEFDAANTRALQARSSMSVIEAGIEAARADVRAAKRDLENAVIVSPINGRIVNLPMEVGETVLGTFNNQGSLIMEIADLGKMVMQARIDESSVGLVREGQSADVRLLSYGDRVFEGVVERVGLQRRVFTDGTSYVQAEILLEQSEDDLLRTGLTSNADVHVETVRDAIVVPSQAVLDRRVENLPDGIRTSPLVDRLRTFTSVVYVLEGGKARARPVRTGVSDLTDTIILEGIEEGAQVIVGPFRVLRDLEDGNEVEADDTTDDDTENTGDAPAEGAGDAGQTPG
- a CDS encoding ABC transporter ATP-binding protein, translating into MLGRRRADAGADAPAIRVSGLEKVYKMGMERVRALDGVDLQINAGEFVAIMGASGSGKSTLMNMLGCLDRPSAGEYELAGIPTRKMSPTRLAKVRNERIGFIFQTFELLPRASAIQNVMLPMIYSKKHLFGARKRAKSALRRVGLGDRMRHRPNQLSGGQRQRVAVARALVNEPAILLADEPTGNLDSHTTTEIIRLFTELHDEGQTIVIVTHEEEVAGYADRIVRLRDGKVFSDMPTDEDPLHTAYLQSIASTAARRAHVSTEEGAPA
- a CDS encoding ABC transporter permease translates to MILVRLVMQTVVLALGQIWANKVRSLLTTLGIVIGVAAVVATVAAIQGLRGFVLNEFETFGTNKVFIDGSLPQSWRGRISWREVQLKIEEVDGILEHAPSITNISPQWRASARVDYENVVLDSAPIIGIRPQWHDVENRQVTMGRPFNRVDEEQRRYVILVNEQAIEELNLPKTPVGSFLLVGGRRFLIVGVVETLDLSGMFGGGDSRAEFLVPFSTAVILNPSGWLNYATATMESPELADETRAEIDFVLRTMRGLEPDDEATFDIEIAQEYVEQFKSLSAGLIAGATGIVGISLLVGGIGIMNIMLVSVSERTREIGLRKAVGARPLVVLIQFLTEAVVLCLMGGAVGIVIGQGIILLLKQIPDAPLEHANMPVWAIVLAVGFCAITGVVFGVFPAIKAARLDPIVALRHD